A genomic segment from Daphnia carinata strain CSIRO-1 chromosome 1, CSIRO_AGI_Dcar_HiC_V3, whole genome shotgun sequence encodes:
- the LOC130692329 gene encoding piwi-like protein Siwi, producing MSDQDSRGRARGRSRGLRGDSASDDSVRRPREHGTAPYTTQPPHHAGRAGSREQIPEEPEQRPSSQPRSGSGGRASSFAREAPQERSGVPYGRASFHGGSAAQPQASTSRAAAPGAGPSIREGASVGGRGASRFREQRESVIVTRPSADFEKLGRIGQHVTLTSNYFELTKRPDMHLLQYRVDFTPDVDHIGARKALIRVHEAILGKYLFDGTLLYNITRLPQPLELFSKRLSDNSDVVISFRLVGEIQKEDSTYTTVMNIILRRCLGMLNLTLWRRDYYDPAAATEIPQHFLNVWPGYVTTIRHHEEGFLLGVEIIHRVLRRDTALDMMNKIRQAGGDFQAMCSAEMLGKVVMTHYNKRTYRIDDLDYTKNPQSTFHLRKEDRDISYLEYYKKRYNIDVRHPTQPLLVSRPTRRDTNRGDDQPIYLIPELCGMTGLTDDQKKNFGLMKDVGNVTRVTPDKRVESLMKFRRRLAENPDIQKELNSWGLDFAANIVRLDARIIPPQTIQQGGNSFPTQEGDWSRNIQRSRMCVSVELRDWILFTPALMSHEVQPFVELIQNVGRKQGFDVPDPRVVQMQADRTSNYVDAIRSECSRREFSLIFCVLRSSRADTYSSIKKLTCTEFGIPSQVITGRNLKGAQGKLMSIATKVMIQIASKLGAEPWRVLVPSTKWMVVGYDTYHDARQRKAVGAFVASINQEFSRYYSSVKIHENNEEISPSFKDHLFGALKAFYIVNEKTLPGAIIVYRDGVGAGDIPRLKETEIAALKEACSDAGTRTNYMGSGLYNPPVAFIVVSKRINTRFFNMDGRQPSNPVCGTVVDNKVTLQERFDFFLVSQKVTQGTVSPTSYNIVEDQTGITPDIHQRLAYALTHLYYNWPGTLRIPAPIQYAHKLAYLVGESIMQQPHDSLSKLPYYL from the exons ATGTCAGACCAAGACTCTCGTGGCCGAGCGAGAGGACGATCACGTGGATTACGTGGTGACTCAGCATCGGACGATTCAGTACGAAGACCAAGAGAACACGGAACCGCTCCTTATACTACACAGCCACCTCac CATGCCGGTCGAGCTGGTAGTCGAGAACAAATTCCGGAAGAACCAGAACAAAGGCCTTCGTCGCAGCCTCGTTCAGGATCCGGAGGACGAGCGAGTTCGTTTGCTCGAGAAGCTCCACAAGAACGTTCTGGGGTACCGTATGGCCGCGCTTCTTTTCATGGTGGATCTGCAGCCCAGCCTCAAGCCTCGACCAGTCGCGCGGCCGCTCCTGGTGCTGGGCCTTCCATTAGAGAGGGAGCCAGCGTTGGTGGCCGTGGTGCTAGTCGTTTTCGTGAACAGAGAGAATCTGTGATTGTAACTCGTCCTTCCGCTGACTTCGAAAAATTAG GAAGAATAGGCCAACATGTTACACTTACTTCGAATTATTTTGAACTTACTAAGCGCCCTGATATGCACCTGCTGCAATATCGCGTCGATTTCACTCCAGATGTAGACCATATCGGTGCTCGTAAGGCCCTTATCCGTGTCCATGAAGCGATCCTTGGGAAGTATCTTTTTGACGGTACCCTGCTGTACAATATCACCCGCTTACCGCAG CCATTGGAACTTTTTTCCAAACGTCTTTCTGATAATTCAGATGTTGTCATCAGTTTTCGACTCGTCGGAGAGATTCAAAAAGAAGACTCCACTTATACCACT GTGATGAATATAATTCTACGTCGCTGTCTTGGGATGCTGAATCTTACCCTATGGAGGCGCGATTATTATGACCCCGCAGCAGCAACAGAAATTCCT CAACACTTCCTGAATGTATGGCCTGGCTACGTTACAACCATACGCCACCACGAGGAAGGGTTTCTACTGGGTGTTGAAATTATCCACCGTGTTTTACGACGAGATACAGCCCTTGATATGATGAACAAAATTCGTCAAGCGGGAGGGGATTTTCAG GCTATGTGCTCGGCAGAGATGCTTGGGAAGGTTGTTATGACGCATTATAACAAAAGAACTTACCGAATCGATGACCTTGACTACACCAAGAATCCTCAATCAACTTTTCACCTGCGTAAGGAAGATAGGGACATCTCTTATTTGGAATACTACAAGAAGCGTTACAATATTGACGTGCGACACCCCACACAGCCTTTACTAGTGTCGCGTCCTACGCGACGAGATACCAATCGAGGAGATGATCAACCGATCTATCTCATTCCAGAGCTTTGTGGAATGACCGGCCTTACGGATGATCAAAA aaaaaattttgggCTAATGAAAGATGTTGGTAACGTCACGCGTGTAACACCAGACAAGCGCGTTGAAAGTCTAATGAAGTTCCGGAGACGATTGGCCGAAAATCCTGAT ATTCAAAAAGAGTTGAATAGCTGGGGCTTGGATTTTGCTGCCAATATCGTTCGTCTAGATGCACGTATCATCCCTCCCCAAACGATTCAACAAGGCGGTAATAGTTTTCCAACACAGGAAGGAGATTGGAGTCGTAACATTCAGC GATCCAGAATGTGCGTGTCTGTCGAACTCCGCGACTGGATATTGTTCACTCCTGCTCTGATGTCACACGAAGTACAACCTTTTGTTGAACTGATACAAAATGTTGGTCGGAAACAAGGTTTTGATGTCCCCGACCCGAGAGT TGTTCAGATGCAAGCGGATCGAACATCTAATTATGTTGACGCTATTCGTAGTGAATGCAGTCGTAGAGAGTTTAGTCTAATTTTCTGTGTGCTGCGAAGTTCTCGGGCTGACACGTATTCTTCAATCAAGAAGCTGACATGCACTGAATTTGGTATCCCTTCTCAg GTGATAACGGGCCGAAATCTAAAAGGCGCACAAGGCAAGCTCATGTCCATCGCAACCAAAGTCATGATACAGATAGCATCCAAATTGGGAGCTGAGCCTTGGAGAGTACTGGTCCCATCTACT AAATGGATGGTGGTTGGATACGATACGTATCACGATGCCCGCCAAAGAAAGGCTGTTGGTGCATTTGTGGCCTCGATCAACCAAGAATTTTCTCGATATTATTCTTCAGTGAAGATTCACGAAAATAACGAAGAAATTTCTCCCAGTTTCAAGGACCACCTTTTTGGCGCCCTTAA AGCTTTCTACATTGTCAATGAAAAAACGCTGCCGGGTGCCATTATTGTATACCGTGACGGAGTGGGCGCAGGAGATATTCCACGTCTGAAAGAAACAGAAATTGCTGCTTTAAAG GAGGCTTGTTCTGACGCTGGTACACGTACCAATTACATGGGGAGTGGACTTTACAATCCACCTGTTGCTTTCATTGTTGTCAGTAAGCGAATCAATACGCGATTTTTCAATATGGACGGGCGTCAACCATCCAATCCTGTATGCGGCACTGTCGTTGACAACAAGGTGACGCTGCAAGAAAGATTCGACTTTTTCCTTGTCTCGCAGAAAGTTACTCAAGGAACTGTATCACCCACTAGTTATAATATTGTTGAAGATCAAACTGGAATCACCCCTGATATTCACCAGAGATTGGCATATGCCTTGACGCATCTCTACTACAATTGGCCG GGAACTCTCCGCATCCCTGCTCCGATCCAGTATGCACACAAATTGGCATATCTTGTCGGTGAGTCAATCATGCAACAACCACACGATAGTTTATCTAAACTTCCATACTATCTTTAA